In one window of Comamonas testosteroni DNA:
- a CDS encoding MFS transporter, which yields MPTSSISLTAASTTRSMAAVALTLASFLAASSAPTPLYRLYQQAWGFSSGMLTLIFAVYAFSLLVALLTMGALSDYLGRRPVILAALGLEAISMLMFAHAQDAQALLWSRVVQGFATGMASAALGATLLDLDRERGALINTLSPMLGMAAGVFGANQLASHGHDGLHQIYWWLLLVFAASAWAIAVMPETVSRRSGAAASMRPRIRLPPHIRPAFMRMAPLDIAAWALAGFYLSLGPTLLRVITGSTLMAGLAVCINTLSAAAAIWLLRHWTAQRMLRFGGSILPLGIVILLLGVASHSLTLMVAASIIAGAGFGVGFQGALRSVLPLAEPHERGGLLSTIYVLSYLAFSLPAIAAGLLTQSLGLVPTTYGYGLMLIVLGLLALAATRQKAVTLHGA from the coding sequence GCGCTCCAACGCCCTTGTATCGGCTCTACCAGCAGGCCTGGGGCTTTTCTTCGGGCATGCTGACCCTGATCTTTGCGGTCTATGCCTTCAGTCTGCTCGTCGCCCTGCTCACCATGGGCGCACTGTCCGATTACCTGGGCCGGCGCCCCGTCATTCTTGCCGCCCTGGGACTGGAGGCAATCTCCATGCTGATGTTCGCCCATGCACAGGATGCGCAAGCCTTGCTCTGGTCGCGCGTGGTGCAGGGCTTTGCCACCGGCATGGCCAGCGCAGCCCTGGGCGCGACCCTGCTCGATCTGGACCGCGAACGCGGTGCGCTGATCAATACGCTGTCTCCCATGCTGGGTATGGCAGCCGGCGTGTTCGGCGCCAACCAACTGGCAAGCCACGGTCACGACGGGCTGCACCAGATCTACTGGTGGCTGCTGCTGGTATTTGCGGCATCGGCCTGGGCCATTGCAGTGATGCCTGAAACCGTCAGCCGCCGCAGCGGAGCTGCGGCCTCCATGCGCCCTCGCATCCGCCTTCCCCCGCATATCCGCCCGGCGTTCATGCGCATGGCACCGCTGGATATTGCCGCCTGGGCGCTGGCAGGCTTTTATCTCTCGCTAGGCCCAACCCTGCTGCGCGTGATCACCGGCTCCACCCTGATGGCAGGCCTGGCAGTGTGCATCAACACTCTGAGCGCCGCAGCGGCCATCTGGCTGCTTCGCCACTGGACGGCCCAGCGCATGCTGCGCTTTGGTGGTTCGATTCTGCCGCTGGGCATTGTGATTTTGCTGCTGGGCGTGGCCAGCCACAGCCTGACGCTGATGGTGGCCGCCTCCATCATTGCCGGTGCGGGCTTTGGCGTGGGCTTTCAAGGGGCACTGCGCAGCGTGCTGCCACTGGCCGAGCCGCATGAACGCGGCGGCCTGCTGTCCACCATCTATGTGCTGAGCTATCTGGCCTTCAGCCTGCCGGCCATTGCGGCAGGCCTGCTGACCCAGAGCCTGGGGCTGGTGCCCACCACCTATGGCTATGGTCTGATGCTGATTGTGCTGGGCTTGCTGGCACTGGCTGCTACAAGGCAGAAAGCGGTCACCCTGCATGGCGCATAA
- a CDS encoding recombinase family protein produces the protein MSETADLSTPEVNPEISARTRKALAEARERGVKLGTAGAANIRATVEKRKSAADAFARQHEALFAELQQQGLTHRAMAAELNARGIAAAKGGEWTHGQVQRILNRYAHWKASEPIQA, from the coding sequence ATGAGCGAAACCGCCGATTTGTCCACTCCCGAAGTCAACCCCGAGATCAGTGCCCGCACCCGCAAGGCTCTGGCTGAAGCGCGCGAGCGCGGAGTCAAGCTGGGCACGGCCGGTGCGGCCAATATCCGCGCCACGGTGGAAAAACGCAAATCGGCGGCCGATGCCTTTGCCAGGCAGCACGAAGCGCTGTTCGCCGAATTGCAGCAGCAAGGTCTGACCCACCGCGCCATGGCGGCCGAACTCAATGCGCGGGGCATTGCGGCCGCCAAGGGTGGCGAGTGGACCCATGGCCAGGTGCAGCGCATTCTGAACCGCTATGCGCACTGGAAGGCTTCGGAGCCGATCCAGGCCTGA
- the moaD gene encoding molybdopterin converting factor subunit 1: MKTVTIRYFASIREALGTGSESLQTPAATVGALREQLMSRSDAAAQVLAAGKAVRMALNQDICDADAVLSNGDEVAFFPPVTGG; this comes from the coding sequence ATGAAGACCGTTACGATTCGATATTTCGCCTCTATCCGGGAAGCCTTGGGTACGGGCAGCGAAAGCCTGCAGACCCCGGCTGCCACCGTGGGAGCATTGCGCGAGCAACTGATGAGCCGCAGCGATGCGGCTGCCCAGGTGCTGGCTGCCGGCAAGGCCGTGCGCATGGCGCTGAACCAGGATATCTGCGATGCCGATGCCGTGCTCAGCAATGGCGATGAAGTGGCGTTCTTCCCGCCTGTGACGGGCGGCTGA
- a CDS encoding molybdopterin molybdotransferase MoeA — protein sequence MQAPQTPRKPLKPLDEALQELLAHARPQAGMQMVDTFDADGRVLLQAAVSPLQVPPQDNSAMDGYAVRAAECAGGTAVLPVSQRIPAGTSPEALAAGTVARIFTGAPVPAGADAIVMQEDCELLDDGRVRIKVEPRLGQWIRRAGEDITQGATVIEGGTRLTPAHLGLAASMGFASLQVARKPRVALFSTGDELVMPGTVAPQDMPAGSIYNSNRFFLRALLLRMGCEVTDLGIVPDDREATIAALADAAMDHDVIVTSGGVSVGEEDHIKPAVQELGQLDLWQINIKPGKPFAYGRVNRESGTGFAHFIGLPGNPVSSFVTFQVLVRPFLLRLQGVQHVLPRAIDARADFEWPKGDKRREFLRVRYNERGGLELFRNQSSGVLTSTAWGDGVVDNPAGTTIAMGDSVRFIPFAELMA from the coding sequence GGATGAAGCCCTGCAGGAGCTGCTGGCCCATGCCCGGCCCCAGGCCGGCATGCAGATGGTGGACACCTTTGATGCCGATGGCCGCGTGCTGCTGCAGGCCGCCGTCTCGCCGCTGCAAGTGCCGCCCCAGGACAATTCGGCCATGGATGGCTATGCCGTGCGCGCCGCCGAATGTGCGGGCGGCACGGCGGTACTGCCGGTGTCGCAGCGCATCCCTGCCGGCACCTCGCCCGAGGCACTGGCCGCTGGCACCGTCGCCCGGATTTTCACGGGCGCGCCCGTGCCTGCCGGGGCCGATGCCATCGTCATGCAGGAGGACTGCGAATTGCTCGATGACGGCCGCGTGCGCATCAAGGTCGAGCCACGGCTCGGTCAGTGGATTCGCCGCGCGGGCGAGGACATCACGCAGGGAGCGACCGTGATCGAGGGCGGCACCCGCCTCACGCCGGCCCATCTTGGTCTGGCTGCCAGCATGGGTTTCGCCAGCCTGCAGGTGGCACGCAAGCCGCGAGTGGCCCTGTTCTCCACCGGCGATGAACTGGTCATGCCCGGCACCGTGGCACCGCAGGACATGCCAGCTGGCAGCATCTACAACAGCAACCGCTTCTTCCTGCGTGCATTGCTGTTGCGCATGGGCTGCGAGGTGACGGATCTGGGCATAGTGCCCGACGACCGCGAGGCCACGATTGCAGCGTTGGCCGATGCCGCCATGGACCACGATGTGATCGTCACCAGCGGCGGCGTCTCCGTGGGCGAGGAAGACCATATCAAGCCCGCGGTTCAGGAGTTGGGGCAGCTGGATCTCTGGCAGATCAACATCAAGCCCGGCAAGCCTTTTGCGTATGGCCGCGTCAATCGCGAGTCCGGCACAGGCTTTGCACACTTCATCGGGCTGCCGGGCAATCCGGTCTCCAGCTTTGTCACCTTCCAGGTGCTGGTGCGCCCCTTTTTGCTGCGTCTGCAAGGCGTGCAGCATGTGCTGCCGCGTGCCATCGATGCGCGCGCCGATTTCGAGTGGCCAAAGGGCGACAAGCGCAGAGAGTTTCTGCGGGTGCGCTACAACGAGCGTGGCGGGCTGGAGCTGTTCAGAAACCAGAGCTCGGGCGTGCTGACTTCCACGGCCTGGGGCGACGGCGTGGTGGACAACCCTGCCGGCACCACGATTGCCATGGGAGACAGCGTGCGCTTTATCCCGTTTGCCGAACTCATGGCCTGA